In Sulfurospirillum oryzae, the genomic window GCAACCTTGAAGAAAGCTGTTGAGGTAGCTATAAAATCGAATTATCGCATTAAACAAGCGCAAGAGCGAATTTATCAAGCAGAACATTCAACCAAAGAAGCTTATGCAGACTTCTTGCCTAAGCTAGATGTCTCTACGACCGGAACTTCTAAAGATAGCAGTGGCTTTGATACCCAAAAATATGGACAAGCCAGAGGCGATCTTGTGGCTTCTTACAATGTCTACTCTTCCGGAATGCACAGTGAGACGGTGGAGAGAACGTACATTACAAAAAAAGAACAAGAAGAACGTTTACGAGGTACGCTGGAAGAAGAGATCAACAAAGTCATCGATGCGTATTTTAGTGTCGCTTATGGACGACTGGCGGTTGAAGTCAATAAAAGTAACTATGATAAATTGTTAAAAATTCTTGATATCGTTAAAACAAAAAGAGAATTGGGTGCGGCAACAGCAGGAGATGAAAATTCTATTTTAGCGAGTGTTTCCAATGCTAAAACAGCACTGATTAACACTGAATCTTCTTTCAATAATGCCAAGGATTATTATGAATTTTTAACAGGCTCCAAAGTGGAAGATCTTAATCCCTTTGAGATGAGCTTTGAAACGAAACTTTCAACGTTTGATGAACTATTTGAGGATATTAAAAAACGCAATACCGATCTTAATATCTTAGAGACACAAATTAAGGGTAAGCAAAAAGATGTGGTTATCAATAATGCAACCGATGGTCTCAAAATAGATTTCTCGATGACAAACTCGAAACGTTATAAAGATGACAACCTTCAAACATCGAGCCCTTCAGAAGGTAAAAACCGTGATTTTATTGCTGAATTGACCTTTAGCTATAACCTTTATGATGGTGGGCGAACAGAGGCAAAAGCGGCAAGACTTATGAGTGAAGCTTCTGCTTTGATTTATGATCTCGAATACACCAAACAAGACACGAAGTGGAATTCGCAAAAACTTTTTAACTCTGTTCAAACGAATGCTAAAACGATTGATACCCTTAGTACCGAAATTGATGCAAGTAAAAAAATGGCTGAAGCGTATTGGGAAAAATTTAGGCTCTCTAGCCAAGATTTGGTGACACTTTTACAAGCACAAAGACAAGTCAATAGCGCTGAATTAGAAAAGTTACGCAGTGAAAAAGCTCGTATAGTGGATTATTTTTCCTTGCTTACAAAACAAGGAAAACTCGTGGAATTCTTTGGTTTTTAGGTCTAATTTTGAAATAAGGTCATTGAGGATGTATCATAGGTTTATAGTCTATTTATTAGCGTGCTTTGGCATAACTCAAGGATATGCCAACGAAGGCAATACGACGCAAAAAAAAGAAGATATAAAAGCCACTGTTTTATTTCAAGGCAAAGAGGCGTATGATAAACACTTAAAGCAAAAAATAGATGAGAAATCTTCTTCTGTTGACGTGAAAAAAAAAGAGATAACGCCCTCCAATGAAAACAACATCAGTGATGTTTTTAAAATGCGTACTATTAAAGAATGATGGAACCTCATACACAAGCCTTCGTTATGGCCGGCGATACTTTTTTAAAAGATCGTGAACTCTCCTCCGCGATTACATGTTATCACAAAGCATTGACGTATCCACTCGAAAAGCAAATAGCCGTAAAAGTTCTCAATAACCTAGGTGTTGCTTATAAGCGTCAAGGCTCTTTTGAAAATGCTATTGCCATTTTTCAAAAAGGAATAGAGACAGATGCTTCTTATCCAGCATTTTATTCCAATTTATCGGTGGTGTATCGATTACAAAAACGGTATCAGGAAGCATTAGACATTTTAATTAAAACAGTAAGCCTTCATCAACAGTTTCATGACTATAGGACACTTGTTGAATTTTTGGGATTTCTTAAAAAGCCCCAAGAAGCACTGAGTATGGCTTATGAAGCACAAAAACGGTTTCCTAAAGAGTACGAAGCACACTTGGTACTGGGTAATCTTTTTGCCTCATTTAAAGCATACCATCAAGCTATAGAACCCTATCTTAATGCTATTTCACTTGCTCCAGAAAAGACACAAGCGTATAATAATCTAGGCGTTGCCTATAAGGAACTTGGGCAGAATAAAGAGTCTTTGGAAGCGTATCAAAAAGTGTTGGCACTCAATCCAAAAGATTCCGCTGTTTACAATAATTTAGGTAATTTGTTGCGTAATATGGGCGATTTAAAGGGCGCTCTTGAGCACTTGAAATACTCCATTGCACTCAACCCTGATTATGCAGACGCTTATAGCAATGTGGGCGCTGTGTATAAAGAGGCAAAAGAGTATCAAGCCGCTATTCCGTATTATCAAAAAGCATTGGCTCTAAAGCCTGAACATACCAATGCTAATTTTGATATGGCACTTATAGAACTTACGTTTGGAAACTATGAAAGTGGATGGAAACGTTATGAGCATAGACTCAAAATGAGCGAACTTATCGCTAAAATTCACCCTTATAAAACACCTATGTGGCGAGGTGAATCGCTTTTAGGGAAAACGTTGCTTTTGCAAAATGAACAAGGGTATGGGGATAACATTATGTTTATTCGTTATGTATCTTTTTTTGTTGCAATGGGCGCAAAAGTCATTGTTAGAACAAGACCTGAACTTGTCAGTCTTTTTGCTTTTGTTGAAGGTATTGACGCTGTTTACAGTGAAGAAGAGGCTATCCCTTTACATGATTATTATCTACCGCTGCTTTCCGCACCCTTTTATTTTAAAACAACACTTGAGACGATTCCAAAGGCATTTCCGTACTTACATGTAAAGCATCAAACCGTCACGTTAAGCCTTGATAAACAACGTTTGAACATTGGTCTTGTGTGGAGTTCAAGCCGCACCAATAAAGATTTTAACAATAAATATATTGGACTTTTTCAGTACAAATCCCTTTTTGAGATTCCCAATACTGCTTGGTATTCATTGCAAGTAGGCGAGGATGCGCTAGAGATAGAAAAAGAAGGGCTGGAAGATAAAATAGTTGATTTATCACCTCATTTGATTGATTTTGCAGCGACGGCACAAATGATTCAA contains:
- a CDS encoding tetratricopeptide repeat protein, which codes for MMEPHTQAFVMAGDTFLKDRELSSAITCYHKALTYPLEKQIAVKVLNNLGVAYKRQGSFENAIAIFQKGIETDASYPAFYSNLSVVYRLQKRYQEALDILIKTVSLHQQFHDYRTLVEFLGFLKKPQEALSMAYEAQKRFPKEYEAHLVLGNLFASFKAYHQAIEPYLNAISLAPEKTQAYNNLGVAYKELGQNKESLEAYQKVLALNPKDSAVYNNLGNLLRNMGDLKGALEHLKYSIALNPDYADAYSNVGAVYKEAKEYQAAIPYYQKALALKPEHTNANFDMALIELTFGNYESGWKRYEHRLKMSELIAKIHPYKTPMWRGESLLGKTLLLQNEQGYGDNIMFIRYVSFFVAMGAKVIVRTRPELVSLFAFVEGIDAVYSEEEAIPLHDYYLPLLSAPFYFKTTLETIPKAFPYLHVKHQTVTLSLDKQRLNIGLVWSSSRTNKDFNNKYIGLFQYKSLFEIPNTAWYSLQVGEDALEIEKEGLEDKIVDLSPHLIDFAATAQMIQKLDLVITMDTAVAHLCGALHKEAWVLVPKPADWRWMQEGDRTPWYESLILFRQVNKGDWSVPIEAVKTRLKSFSRNDKIGIIGA
- a CDS encoding TolC family protein gives rise to the protein MRFKFFNAFLTVILGCGVFLPSLFAVDSEEDSVSKLNAFLAQKDVDTLNTNNATLKKAVEVAIKSNYRIKQAQERIYQAEHSTKEAYADFLPKLDVSTTGTSKDSSGFDTQKYGQARGDLVASYNVYSSGMHSETVERTYITKKEQEERLRGTLEEEINKVIDAYFSVAYGRLAVEVNKSNYDKLLKILDIVKTKRELGAATAGDENSILASVSNAKTALINTESSFNNAKDYYEFLTGSKVEDLNPFEMSFETKLSTFDELFEDIKKRNTDLNILETQIKGKQKDVVINNATDGLKIDFSMTNSKRYKDDNLQTSSPSEGKNRDFIAELTFSYNLYDGGRTEAKAARLMSEASALIYDLEYTKQDTKWNSQKLFNSVQTNAKTIDTLSTEIDASKKMAEAYWEKFRLSSQDLVTLLQAQRQVNSAELEKLRSEKARIVDYFSLLTKQGKLVEFFGF